A window from Sinanaerobacter sp. ZZT-01 encodes these proteins:
- a CDS encoding ferrous iron transport protein A: MYTLKEVKCGQTATIKKLHGDGAVKRRIMDMGITKGSEVYIRKVAPLGDPIEINIRGYELSIRKADAETIEVELA; encoded by the coding sequence ATGTATACATTAAAAGAAGTGAAATGTGGTCAAACCGCAACGATTAAAAAACTCCATGGTGATGGTGCGGTGAAACGCAGAATTATGGATATGGGGATTACAAAGGGAAGCGAAGTATATATCCGAAAAGTAGCACCTCTAGGCGATCCAATTGAGATAAATATTCGCGGATATGAATTATCCATCCGTAAGGCAGATGCAGAAACAATCGAGGTAGAACTGGCTTAG
- a CDS encoding DUF2325 domain-containing protein: MSVVIVGGNDCMVCQYKNLCKKYKCNAKVFTQMSGTLKNKIGTPDLMILFTGTVSHKMVKCALNETKNGTTKIARAHSSSISALRIILEEHIS; this comes from the coding sequence ATGAGTGTTGTAATTGTAGGAGGAAACGATTGCATGGTATGTCAATATAAAAACCTATGCAAGAAGTATAAGTGTAACGCAAAAGTGTTTACACAAATGAGCGGAACCTTAAAAAATAAAATAGGGACACCGGATTTAATGATTCTTTTTACCGGCACAGTTTCACATAAAATGGTAAAATGTGCATTAAATGAAACAAAAAATGGAACGACAAAGATTGCTCGTGCACATTCCAGTTCCATTTCAGCGTTAAGAATAATATTGGAAGAGCATATCTCATAA
- a CDS encoding segregation and condensation protein A — MSYKVKLDVFEGPFDLLVYLIENAEMNIYDIRVSEITAQYLAYIEQMKKQDATVAGEFMVLAAALIEIKSKMLLPRAKIEGKPDEEDPRDELVQKLLEYKRFKGVAGYFEKREEYMQGIFTKPQEELSPYTLKPDEYLNLDIGQFMKAFQVFLNKKRKLEDIKKRYARVERQRMSVEARIEQIIGFFRTKRKGTFTELLAGKTSRYHVVLTFMSMLELLKQRAITVHQSVNYGEITLTLCQEKGQIQIESGGTSYEQ, encoded by the coding sequence ATGTCATATAAGGTTAAATTGGACGTATTTGAAGGCCCTTTTGATTTGTTAGTGTATCTAATCGAAAATGCTGAAATGAATATTTATGATATTCGGGTGTCGGAAATAACCGCACAATATTTAGCGTACATTGAGCAAATGAAGAAGCAGGATGCAACAGTCGCAGGGGAATTTATGGTTCTTGCGGCTGCTTTGATTGAGATAAAGTCGAAAATGCTGCTGCCGAGGGCTAAGATCGAAGGAAAGCCGGATGAAGAAGACCCTAGAGATGAACTGGTGCAGAAACTCTTAGAATATAAGAGATTTAAAGGTGTTGCTGGATATTTCGAGAAAAGAGAAGAATATATGCAGGGTATTTTTACAAAACCCCAGGAAGAGCTTTCACCTTATACTCTGAAACCGGATGAATATTTAAATTTAGATATTGGTCAGTTTATGAAGGCATTTCAAGTATTTTTGAATAAGAAGAGAAAACTGGAGGATATCAAAAAAAGATATGCTCGAGTAGAGCGGCAGCGCATGTCGGTTGAAGCACGAATTGAGCAGATCATAGGTTTTTTCCGGACGAAAAGAAAAGGAACGTTTACTGAGTTATTAGCTGGAAAAACGAGTCGATATCATGTTGTGCTAACTTTTATGTCTATGCTGGAGCTTTTAAAACAGAGAGCGATTACCGTCCATCAAAGCGTCAATTACGGAGAAATTACCCTGACATTATGTCAGGAAAAAGGACAAATACAAATAGAATCAGGGGGAACTTCCTATGAGCAGTAA
- a CDS encoding PadR family transcriptional regulator: MNNKSQLLKGSLEGCVLKIIDLKGESYGYEIAKLLKENGFDDISEGTLYPLYTRLQKNKLIESFMQKSDLGPSRKYYKLTEKGHQELFDFVSGWKHLTRSIDGILNGNIE; encoded by the coding sequence ATGAATAATAAATCACAGTTATTAAAAGGAAGCTTAGAAGGCTGTGTGTTAAAGATTATTGACTTAAAAGGAGAAAGCTACGGATACGAAATTGCAAAACTGTTAAAAGAAAATGGTTTTGATGATATTTCTGAAGGAACGCTGTATCCTTTATATACGAGACTACAAAAAAATAAATTAATCGAAAGTTTTATGCAGAAATCCGATTTGGGACCGTCGCGGAAATACTATAAATTAACAGAAAAAGGGCATCAGGAATTGTTTGACTTTGTTTCTGGATGGAAGCATCTGACAAGAAGCATAGATGGTATTTTAAATGGGAACATTGAATAA
- the feoB gene encoding ferrous iron transport protein B: protein MLKIALAGNPNSGKTTLFNALTGAKQYVGNWPGVTVEKKEGRIKGHKDVQLIDLPGIYSLSPYTLEEVVSRNYLLDEKPNAIINILDGSNLERNLYLTTQLEELGIPMVVAINMMDVVNKNGDKIDCAKLSKSLGCPVVPISAMKGEGIADLIDKAISVSGASKSTKPLKRFSAKVEEGLDEIQKQLPKEIDEQQKRWYAVKLFERDEKVTQRIKKTTKVEALINEIEMEMDDDSESIIINERYQFIGELIKKSYLKKNKSRMTTSDKIDQIVTNRLWALPIFAVVMFVVYYISITTVGDIVTGFTNDTLFGEWISEPVAGWLEGIGVSAWLVGLIVDGIIGGVGAVLGFIPQMFILFAMLALLEECGYMARVAFIMDRIFRRFGLSGKSFIPMLIGTGCGIPGIMASRTIENESDRRMTIMTTTFMPCGAKMPIVALIAGALFGSAWWVAPSAYFVGVAAVIISGLILKKTKMFAGKPAPFVMELPAYHLPTAGSVFRSMWERGSSFIKKAGTIILLSSVLVWFLSSFGMVDGSWQMVEDMDESILAVIGNGVAPIFAPLGFGAWQSAVATIMGLVAKEEVVGVFGVLYGVSGDALEMVEEGTFGPLGLIAQHFTMLSAYSFLVFNLLCAPCFAAIGAIRREMNNAKWTVFAVAYQCIFAYVMAFMVFQFGSLVNGTFGVGTVIAFVLLAGVLYLLFRPYKKVKEPEEEMDDLMLSKGMN from the coding sequence ATGTTGAAGATTGCTCTTGCCGGTAATCCGAACAGTGGAAAAACGACATTGTTTAACGCACTTACAGGTGCAAAACAATACGTTGGAAACTGGCCCGGTGTTACCGTAGAAAAGAAAGAAGGACGGATAAAAGGACACAAGGACGTACAATTAATTGATTTGCCCGGTATTTATTCGCTTTCTCCGTATACTTTAGAGGAAGTTGTCTCAAGAAATTATTTGTTGGACGAAAAACCGAATGCAATTATAAATATTCTTGATGGGTCTAATTTGGAACGTAATTTATATTTGACTACACAGCTTGAAGAACTCGGAATCCCAATGGTGGTTGCGATTAACATGATGGACGTAGTTAATAAAAACGGAGACAAGATTGATTGTGCGAAGTTATCAAAGTCACTTGGATGTCCGGTTGTCCCGATTTCTGCAATGAAAGGAGAGGGGATTGCGGATTTGATAGATAAGGCAATTTCAGTCTCCGGTGCTTCAAAATCCACTAAGCCTTTGAAACGCTTCTCGGCAAAAGTAGAAGAAGGGCTTGATGAAATCCAGAAACAGCTACCAAAGGAAATTGATGAACAACAGAAACGTTGGTATGCTGTTAAGCTCTTTGAAAGAGATGAGAAGGTAACACAGCGGATTAAGAAAACAACAAAAGTGGAAGCGCTGATTAATGAAATAGAGATGGAAATGGATGATGATTCAGAAAGTATCATTATCAATGAACGTTACCAATTTATAGGAGAACTGATTAAGAAGTCTTATTTAAAAAAGAATAAATCAAGAATGACTACATCAGATAAAATTGACCAAATTGTAACCAATCGTCTCTGGGCACTCCCGATCTTTGCAGTCGTAATGTTTGTCGTGTACTACATATCAATCACGACAGTGGGAGATATTGTAACCGGATTTACAAACGATACGTTATTTGGAGAATGGATATCAGAACCGGTTGCAGGCTGGTTGGAAGGTATCGGCGTAAGTGCTTGGTTGGTCGGATTGATCGTAGATGGTATTATTGGTGGCGTTGGTGCGGTATTGGGATTTATTCCACAGATGTTCATTTTATTTGCGATGCTTGCACTCCTGGAAGAATGCGGCTATATGGCACGTGTTGCCTTCATTATGGATCGAATTTTCCGCAGGTTTGGACTTTCCGGTAAATCATTCATTCCGATGTTAATCGGTACTGGCTGTGGAATTCCGGGGATTATGGCATCTAGAACCATTGAAAATGAAAGCGATCGAAGAATGACAATTATGACGACCACTTTTATGCCTTGCGGAGCAAAGATGCCAATTGTAGCGTTGATTGCAGGTGCTTTATTCGGAAGCGCTTGGTGGGTTGCCCCTTCCGCTTACTTTGTAGGAGTTGCAGCCGTCATTATATCAGGACTTATTTTAAAGAAAACAAAAATGTTTGCAGGAAAACCGGCGCCATTTGTTATGGAGCTTCCGGCTTATCACCTTCCTACAGCGGGAAGTGTTTTCCGCAGCATGTGGGAACGTGGAAGTTCATTTATTAAAAAAGCAGGAACCATTATATTGCTTTCCAGCGTTTTAGTCTGGTTCTTATCTTCTTTCGGAATGGTAGATGGAAGCTGGCAGATGGTTGAGGATATGGATGAAAGCATTTTAGCTGTTATCGGAAACGGCGTTGCTCCTATTTTCGCGCCGTTAGGATTCGGTGCTTGGCAAAGTGCAGTTGCGACTATTATGGGTTTAGTTGCAAAAGAAGAAGTTGTTGGAGTATTCGGAGTCCTTTATGGTGTATCCGGGGATGCACTTGAGATGGTAGAAGAAGGAACATTTGGACCGCTTGGACTGATTGCTCAGCATTTCACAATGCTTTCGGCATATTCGTTCTTAGTTTTCAATCTTCTTTGCGCTCCTTGCTTTGCGGCAATTGGTGCAATCCGAAGAGAAATGAATAATGCAAAGTGGACTGTATTTGCAGTTGCATACCAGTGTATCTTTGCTTATGTTATGGCATTTATGGTTTTCCAGTTTGGTTCCTTAGTCAATGGAACGTTCGGTGTAGGCACAGTAATTGCGTTTGTCCTTCTTGCAGGGGTACTGTACTTATTATTCCGACCTTATAAGAAGGTAAAAGAACCGGAAGAGGAAATGGATGATTTGATGCTATCAAAAGGGATGAACTAA
- the scpB gene encoding SMC-Scp complex subunit ScpB: MSSKKKIKSIFESILFVWGEPLDVKIAAEILNLPWKEAYEYFKELQQEYEVQERGMQIREIDKSFQLCTKEENNIYIERLCTPIKEKRLSQSALEVLAIIAYKQPVTKGEIESIRGIKCDRVIEGLMKKELIVEAGRSMSIGRPILYGTTKEFLKHFGFSSIKELPNIDDIESVVKEENSGHLDFQQIAIDFEKN, encoded by the coding sequence ATGAGCAGTAAAAAAAAGATAAAATCCATTTTTGAATCGATTTTGTTTGTATGGGGAGAACCGCTGGATGTGAAAATTGCGGCAGAAATTCTCAATTTACCTTGGAAAGAGGCATATGAATACTTCAAAGAATTGCAGCAGGAATATGAAGTACAGGAAAGAGGCATGCAAATCCGTGAGATAGATAAAAGTTTTCAATTATGCACAAAAGAGGAAAACAATATTTACATAGAGCGTCTTTGTACGCCGATAAAAGAAAAACGTTTATCCCAGTCCGCATTAGAAGTTCTAGCAATTATAGCGTATAAGCAGCCTGTAACGAAGGGAGAAATTGAATCCATCCGAGGAATTAAGTGCGACCGAGTTATAGAAGGACTTATGAAAAAGGAATTAATTGTGGAAGCCGGACGTTCGATGTCGATTGGCAGACCGATTCTGTACGGTACGACAAAAGAATTTTTAAAGCACTTCGGTTTTTCATCTATAAAAGAATTGCCGAATATTGACGATATTGAAAGCGTTGTCAAAGAAGAGAATTCGGGCCATTTGGATTTTCAGCAAATTGCTATTGATTTTGAAAAAAACTAA
- a CDS encoding FeoA family protein, whose protein sequence is MPLTFTKVGEVKCIERINGKDETKRFLNNLGFVEGSEVSIITEIAGNLIVMVKDTRVAISKEMANRIVV, encoded by the coding sequence ATGCCATTGACATTTACAAAGGTTGGAGAAGTAAAATGCATTGAAAGAATTAATGGTAAGGATGAGACAAAGCGCTTTTTAAACAATTTGGGCTTTGTTGAAGGCAGTGAGGTTTCCATTATAACGGAAATTGCAGGGAACTTAATTGTGATGGTAAAAGACACTCGTGTTGCAATCAGCAAGGAAATGGCGAATCGTATTGTCGTATAA
- a CDS encoding short-chain fatty acid transporter, producing the protein MFKKFTNGCVALVQRFLPDPFIFCVILTVFVFVVAIPVTHQGPLEMVAHWGGGIWTLLAFSMQMALVLVLGSALANAPAVKKVVVKLASIPKTPFQGIVSVTAFSILACWINWGFGLVVGAILAKEIAKQVKGIDYRLLIASAYSGFIIWHAGLSASIPLTVATGGEALTVATGGAITEAIPTTLTIFSSYNLIMCAAVFFIMPFVNAAMHPSADKVIMIDAKLLNETTSESRIAATPAEKMEDSRIMSGLITILGLAYIIMYFKDNGFKLDLNIVNTIFLIAGILLHGTPMHYVNAIGEAVKGAGGIILQFPFYAGIMGMMTGMGADEISLAGAISNWFVSVSTATTFPIFTFLSAGIVNLFVPSGGGQWAVQAPIMMPASLKLGVEPSVTAMAISWGDAWTNMVQPFWALPALGIAGLGARDIMGYCVICLLVVGLIVCGGFLFLT; encoded by the coding sequence ATGTTCAAAAAGTTTACGAATGGCTGTGTTGCATTAGTTCAGAGATTCCTGCCAGATCCATTTATTTTCTGCGTAATTTTAACCGTATTTGTATTCGTAGTAGCGATACCGGTTACTCATCAAGGCCCGCTTGAAATGGTGGCGCATTGGGGAGGCGGTATTTGGACATTACTGGCATTTTCAATGCAGATGGCACTTGTTTTAGTGCTTGGGTCCGCGCTGGCAAATGCTCCTGCCGTCAAAAAAGTGGTGGTAAAACTGGCATCCATTCCTAAGACTCCGTTTCAGGGAATTGTTTCAGTCACTGCATTCTCAATTCTTGCTTGCTGGATCAATTGGGGATTTGGATTGGTTGTTGGTGCAATTTTAGCAAAAGAGATTGCGAAGCAGGTTAAGGGAATTGATTACCGGCTTCTGATTGCATCTGCATACTCGGGTTTTATCATTTGGCATGCAGGGTTATCTGCATCTATTCCTTTGACGGTCGCAACGGGAGGAGAAGCGCTCACGGTCGCAACGGGAGGTGCAATTACAGAGGCAATTCCGACGACTCTAACAATCTTTTCTTCATATAACTTAATTATGTGCGCAGCAGTATTTTTCATTATGCCATTTGTAAATGCTGCAATGCATCCTTCTGCAGATAAAGTTATCATGATTGACGCAAAGTTGCTAAATGAAACAACTTCAGAATCAAGAATTGCTGCAACTCCAGCTGAAAAAATGGAAGATAGCCGCATTATGAGTGGCTTAATTACAATATTGGGGCTTGCTTATATTATCATGTACTTTAAAGATAATGGGTTTAAGCTTGACTTAAACATCGTTAATACAATCTTTTTAATCGCAGGCATTTTATTGCATGGGACACCAATGCATTATGTCAATGCCATTGGTGAAGCGGTAAAAGGCGCGGGTGGAATTATCTTACAGTTCCCGTTCTATGCGGGTATTATGGGTATGATGACTGGTATGGGAGCTGATGAGATTTCATTAGCCGGAGCGATCAGCAACTGGTTTGTTTCAGTTTCCACAGCGACAACATTCCCGATCTTTACTTTCTTAAGTGCAGGCATTGTAAATTTGTTTGTACCTTCCGGCGGCGGACAATGGGCAGTTCAGGCACCAATTATGATGCCGGCTTCTTTAAAACTAGGCGTAGAGCCCTCTGTTACCGCTATGGCGATTTCATGGGGGGATGCATGGACGAATATGGTTCAGCCGTTTTGGGCATTGCCGGCATTAGGAATTGCTGGACTTGGTGCTCGTGACATCATGGGTTATTGCGTGATCTGCTTATTGGTAGTCGGATTGATTGTATGTGGTGGATTCCTCTTCTTAACGTGA
- a CDS encoding sodium:solute symporter family transporter → MIIKVFLLALFFAMTVGVGVFCRKHTASVGDFVLGGRNVGPWVTAFAYGTSYFSAVIFVGYAGQFGWAYGMSATWIGIGNALIGSLLAWVVLGRRTRIMTKHFESATMPDFFAKRYQSESLRVIVSVIIFIFLVPYSASVYKGLSGLFAMAFGINFAYCMIGMAILTAVYVMVGGYMAAALNDLIQGTIMLLGIVAVIWMTLHSQGGLMGAMVGMSKIENVSNPAFKGAYTSFFGPDPIGLLSVVLLTSLGTWGLPQMVHKFYTIKNEKAIKTGTIISTLFALVVAGGSYFHGSFGRLFIRANADGSVAFDEIVPTMIGNNLPDVLIGVVVILVLSASMSTLSSLVIASSSTFTLDFLKPLFFKNMDSKMQILFIRVLCGLFVLISVLIALRPNQLITSLMSLSWGTLAGCFLGPFIYGLFWKGSTRLSVFAAFLSGIGINVSNLFLHFTTPVIAGAGSMLLSLLIVPLISFMTPKLSASFVEETFACYDEKVMAAHKMVLNEDEDQQ, encoded by the coding sequence ATGATCATCAAAGTATTTTTATTAGCATTATTTTTTGCTATGACGGTAGGTGTGGGTGTTTTCTGTAGAAAGCATACTGCGAGTGTAGGAGATTTTGTACTTGGAGGAAGGAATGTCGGTCCTTGGGTGACAGCATTTGCTTATGGAACTTCCTATTTTTCCGCTGTTATTTTTGTCGGCTATGCAGGGCAGTTTGGTTGGGCATACGGAATGTCTGCCACATGGATTGGCATAGGAAATGCACTGATTGGGAGTCTTTTGGCATGGGTTGTATTAGGAAGACGTACACGTATTATGACAAAGCATTTTGAGTCAGCTACCATGCCTGATTTTTTTGCAAAACGATACCAGTCGGAATCTTTGCGCGTGATTGTATCTGTTATCATATTTATATTTTTGGTACCGTATTCTGCATCGGTATATAAAGGTCTCTCCGGTTTGTTTGCTATGGCATTCGGAATTAATTTTGCATACTGCATGATCGGCATGGCAATTCTGACTGCAGTTTATGTGATGGTAGGCGGTTATATGGCAGCTGCATTGAATGATCTAATACAAGGAACCATTATGCTCTTAGGCATTGTAGCAGTTATTTGGATGACACTTCACAGTCAAGGGGGACTGATGGGTGCGATGGTTGGGATGTCAAAGATAGAGAACGTTTCAAATCCAGCATTTAAGGGTGCATACACTTCTTTTTTCGGACCGGACCCGATTGGACTTCTTTCCGTTGTCTTATTAACAAGCTTAGGAACATGGGGCCTGCCGCAGATGGTTCATAAATTTTATACTATAAAGAATGAAAAGGCGATTAAAACCGGTACGATTATTTCAACCCTGTTTGCATTGGTAGTAGCCGGTGGGTCCTATTTTCACGGTTCCTTTGGAAGACTGTTTATCCGTGCAAATGCGGATGGAAGCGTTGCATTTGATGAAATTGTACCGACCATGATCGGAAATAACCTGCCGGATGTTCTAATTGGAGTGGTAGTAATACTCGTGCTTTCTGCATCCATGTCAACACTTTCGTCTTTAGTCATTGCATCGAGTTCAACCTTTACTTTAGACTTTTTAAAACCATTATTTTTTAAAAACATGGATTCCAAAATGCAGATTTTATTTATTCGAGTGCTTTGTGGCTTGTTTGTACTAATTTCTGTATTGATTGCGCTGCGTCCGAATCAATTGATTACATCTTTGATGTCTCTGTCTTGGGGTACCTTGGCAGGATGCTTTTTAGGGCCTTTTATCTATGGATTATTTTGGAAAGGAAGCACAAGACTTTCTGTCTTTGCAGCATTTCTTTCAGGAATTGGAATCAATGTTTCAAATTTATTTCTACATTTTACAACGCCGGTTATTGCAGGCGCAGGTTCCATGCTGCTATCGCTTTTGATTGTCCCGCTGATTAGTTTTATGACTCCGAAACTGTCTGCATCGTTTGTAGAGGAAACCTTTGCTTGCTATGATGAGAAAGTTATGGCCGCACATAAGATGGTTTTAAATGAGGATGAAGATCAGCAGTAA
- the mtnA gene encoding S-methyl-5-thioribose-1-phosphate isomerase codes for MNGQKFSPIKFQDGMLLILDQTKLPTTTEYLEMHTKEDVWHAIHKLQVRGAPAIGIAAAYGSYISVKGSMEQDYEGFYTEFCMVKDYLDSARPTAVNLSWALSRMEQCVKENKSCTVEEIKGAMLKEAERIKTEEETACLAMGEYGLSLLKSGMGILTHCNAGILATSKYGTALAPLYVGQEQGYAFNVFADETRPLLQGARLTAWELNQSGIPVTLICDNMASMVMKNGWIDAVLVGCDRMAANGDGANKIGTSGVAILAKEYGIPFYMCVPTSTIDFDTPNGEEIKIELRSGDEISQMWYEKEMAPAGIQTYNPAFDVTEAKYITAVITEKGIAYPPYEESLRGLLEK; via the coding sequence ATGAACGGTCAGAAGTTTTCACCCATAAAATTTCAAGATGGAATGCTTTTGATTTTGGATCAGACAAAGCTTCCCACAACAACAGAATACCTTGAGATGCATACAAAAGAGGATGTTTGGCATGCCATTCATAAGCTTCAGGTTCGAGGAGCGCCTGCTATTGGGATTGCAGCCGCCTATGGAAGTTACATTTCCGTAAAAGGAAGTATGGAACAGGATTACGAGGGTTTTTATACGGAATTTTGCATGGTAAAGGATTATTTGGATTCGGCAAGACCGACCGCAGTTAATCTTTCTTGGGCTCTTTCACGGATGGAACAGTGTGTGAAAGAAAATAAAAGCTGCACAGTGGAAGAGATAAAAGGTGCAATGCTGAAGGAAGCAGAGCGGATAAAAACGGAAGAAGAAACCGCATGCCTGGCGATGGGTGAATACGGACTTTCTCTTTTGAAATCAGGAATGGGCATTCTGACACATTGCAATGCGGGTATCCTTGCCACTTCAAAATACGGGACGGCTTTGGCTCCGCTCTATGTCGGGCAGGAACAAGGATATGCATTTAATGTATTTGCAGATGAAACAAGGCCTCTTTTACAGGGGGCAAGATTGACTGCATGGGAACTGAATCAATCCGGTATCCCTGTGACATTGATTTGCGACAATATGGCATCTATGGTCATGAAGAACGGATGGATTGATGCGGTACTGGTGGGATGCGACCGCATGGCGGCAAATGGCGATGGGGCAAATAAGATTGGAACTTCTGGTGTTGCAATTTTAGCAAAGGAATATGGCATACCATTCTATATGTGCGTTCCGACATCTACCATTGATTTTGACACTCCAAACGGGGAAGAGATCAAAATTGAGCTGCGTAGTGGGGATGAAATTTCCCAAATGTGGTACGAGAAGGAGATGGCACCTGCCGGCATTCAAACGTATAATCCAGCCTTTGATGTAACCGAAGCGAAGTATATTACAGCAGTGATCACAGAGAAGGGGATTGCATATCCACCCTATGAAGAGAGTTTAAGGGGTTTGCTGGAAAAATAA
- the purD gene encoding phosphoribosylamine--glycine ligase — translation MKVLIVGSGGREHAIAWKLSQSPRVTKLYCAPGNAGITKQAECVAVKAEDIDGICSIAKEKKIDMVVIGPEVPLSMGIVDALEKEGIPTFGPNKKCAQLEGSKAFTKAFLDRHKIPTAGYREFTDKEELKKAVGLFGYPMVLKADGLAAGKGVVIAADQSEALRAIEEMMGDKVFGSAGEKVVVEEFLTGIEASMLCFVDGNVIVPMESAQDYKRIFDGDKGPNTGGMGTYSPSLIFTDELEQQIREQILEPTIEGFKKDGLDFKGVLFIGLMIGEDGPKVIEFNNRFGDPETQSVLSRLDSDLLDIFEAVIHGTLSEQKIAWGSRKAVCVVLASEGYPGSYPKGRKISGLEAVDQDVIVFHAGTKYGNEADEDGKLPVLTSGGRVLGVTATGITHEEAREKAFANVKKIFFEGMQYRKDIGCIIKQ, via the coding sequence ATGAAAGTTTTGATTGTTGGGAGCGGAGGAAGAGAGCATGCAATTGCATGGAAGCTCAGCCAAAGTCCCCGTGTGACAAAATTATATTGTGCTCCTGGAAATGCAGGAATCACGAAGCAAGCAGAATGCGTTGCTGTGAAAGCGGAGGATATCGACGGAATCTGTAGTATTGCAAAAGAAAAAAAAATAGATATGGTTGTGATTGGTCCGGAAGTTCCCCTCTCTATGGGCATTGTAGACGCTTTAGAGAAAGAAGGCATTCCAACCTTTGGCCCGAATAAAAAATGTGCGCAGCTTGAAGGAAGCAAAGCCTTTACAAAGGCTTTTCTGGATCGACATAAGATTCCTACAGCCGGATATCGGGAATTTACCGATAAGGAAGAATTAAAAAAGGCAGTAGGGCTTTTCGGCTATCCAATGGTATTAAAGGCAGATGGCCTTGCTGCGGGAAAAGGCGTTGTCATTGCAGCGGATCAAAGCGAAGCGTTAAGAGCCATTGAAGAAATGATGGGTGATAAAGTGTTTGGAAGTGCCGGAGAAAAGGTCGTTGTGGAAGAATTTCTTACGGGAATTGAAGCGTCAATGCTTTGCTTTGTAGACGGGAATGTGATTGTTCCGATGGAGTCTGCACAAGATTACAAACGTATCTTTGACGGCGACAAAGGACCGAATACAGGGGGAATGGGAACTTATTCTCCAAGCTTAATCTTTACTGATGAGTTGGAGCAGCAGATTCGTGAACAGATTTTAGAGCCGACCATAGAAGGTTTTAAAAAGGATGGATTAGATTTCAAAGGTGTTCTTTTTATCGGTCTAATGATTGGAGAGGATGGCCCGAAGGTCATTGAGTTTAACAATCGTTTTGGCGATCCGGAGACACAATCCGTACTTTCCCGCTTAGATTCCGACTTGCTCGATATTTTTGAAGCGGTCATTCATGGAACACTTTCTGAGCAAAAAATAGCGTGGGGCAGTCGCAAGGCGGTCTGTGTTGTGCTGGCATCAGAAGGATATCCTGGGTCTTATCCAAAGGGCAGAAAGATCAGCGGGCTGGAGGCTGTAGATCAGGATGTTATTGTATTTCATGCGGGAACAAAATATGGGAATGAAGCGGATGAGGATGGAAAACTTCCGGTGCTTACGAGCGGTGGACGAGTTTTAGGCGTCACGGCAACTGGAATAACGCATGAAGAAGCGAGAGAAAAGGCATTTGCGAATGTGAAAAAGATTTTCTTTGAAGGAATGCAGTATCGAAAAGACATCGGGTGCATCATAAAGCAGTAA